From the Prochlorococcus marinus str. AS9601 genome, the window ATTATTTAAATCGACTAATTTATTTATTTCCACTGGCTATATAAATAAAAATTCTAACCAAATATTCTTCCATTCCAAGCCCACAATGAAGCTGGAACATCCTCAAAAGAGATATAAATCCTATCTATTGGGATCCCTATTTTCTCATATATAAAATCTGATATTGGCTTTGCCATTTCTGAAGGATTTAGAGAACCTATTGATTTGATTTCTAAAAAGCAAGAAGGGGTCTCATCAACAAAATACATTTGGCAATTATCATCTATTTTCGCCATAACAAAACTTCTTGATTTGTTAGTTAAATCTGAAATAAGAATTGAAATTTCTTCGAGTAATTTTTGTTTATTCTCTATTTTTGCAGAAGTCGAAACATTTATATAAGGCATCTCTATGCTGCAAAAGAATCTTTTTGAGGATCACTCTTTAGAGAAATAATTTTATTTTTTAAACTTCTTTTTGATGAAAGATATGCCATATCATATGAACTTATTCCGTTTTTATAAGGATTGAAAAGAGCACTTTTCGACCTGTTTTTTTTGCTCCTTTTGAACTCAATCATCATTATTCAAGTATTATTAATAATTTAACTTTTTTTTAATAGATGTCTAGTTTTATTGAGAATTTTTAATTTTTTAAATTAAAGCAAATTTCTAATACACAATTAGAATTTCTTTTTACTAGATTCGGAATGTAGATTATTAATTAGTTGCTTTGGAAGTTTTAAATAATTATCAAAGAAAAAAACTTGATGAAAGCAATGATGAAGAATTTTATTCTGATCCAAAATTTGTTTATCATCTAGATGCAAACTTCAGACAAAATCTATCAGATTTATATGAAAGAGAAATTGATAATAATTCAACTGTCCTTGATTTAATGTCAAGTTGGGATAGTTATTTACCTAAAGGGAAAAAATATAAAAAAGTTATTGGACATGGTTTAAACAAACAAGAACTTGAAAGAAATAAAATTTTTGATTCTTATTGGATACAAAATTTTAATTTAAGTCAACAAATTCCGCTAGATAATGAAAGCGTTAATTATTGCTTGATGGTGGCCGCATGGCAATATTTACAATATCCAGAGAATTTAACTAAAGAAATCGCGAGAATATTGAGCAGAGAGGGCAAGATTATTATTGCTTTTTCAAACAGAGCATTTTGGCATAAAGCTCCTAATATATGGACTTCATCTAGTGAAGAAGAGAGGGTTAAATATGTAAGAAAAGTATTAATCTCAAACGGATTTAATGAGCCAAAAATTCTCAAAAAGTTTACTGAACCAGGACTTAATATCTTCAATTTTTTAAATAAAGACCCATTTTATTGTTTAATCGCTACGAAAGAGTAAATTTTTAATTGGATTGCACCAAGCAAAAATTTAATGAAAAAGTTATCAAATTTTTTTTCATAGCCATACTTTTAAATTTTGACTAATATTGGATAGTTTAAAATTTATCAAATGGGTTCTAAAAGAGAAAAATATCCTGAAAGATGCCCTTGGGATCTAGGACCTAATCAACATTTAGCCAAAGAAGAGAACTGGACTTTAAGGTTAGGAGAGGCAAATGTATGCTTTAGCAAAAATAAATTAGATAATAATTATTTTCATGTTATCAGTAATGAAAATGAGGAACAAATTCTAGCTTTTAGAGCAAGACTCTTATATCAAAAACTACTTGATAAAGGGTTTAGACTGGTTGAATAAAAAAACCTATCTTAATAAGCATAGATCCTCGAAAACAAACTTTTGTGTTTCTTCCTCTTGATTTTGGTTTGTGTATTTTATTATCCTCGAACTTAATATCCAATTGTCCTCTCTATCTATATTTATGAATTCATCTTCGTATTCAAATTTTTGAGAATTTGCCTCAAGTGTTTCTGGATCAATTTGTTGACTACTATATTTTTTACTAAGATAACCTATTCCTGTATCTAAGAATTCTTCAACATAGATCTCAATAATAGTTCCATGAATTTTTCTATAGACCATATTAATACAGTTATTTTTAACCCTATATTTATCACCTTGATTCTTACCTGAAACAATCATTTCAATCCCACTTTCAGAATTTTTAAGCAAATTAAAATTATTTTCTGAATGCACTGATTCAAATTCTCTCTTTACCCTATGTATACACACTTCAAATAATTGAGAGGCAATACTTTTAACAACTTTCTCATCTTCTATTTTTTGAATATTTGGTTTAAAGTCTTTACCTAATATGAAGTCACCTTTATAAATATTATTATTACTCAAAAAAATACATTTACCTTGATAACCATGAAAATCATTCTGCCAGGTATAACGATTTTCATAAGCCTTTTTGAAAATCTTATTACAATTAATTTCTTTTGGATTATCCATTAATTTTTTAAATATTTTGAACAATTCTACAAAAAAAAACCTCCCTGTTAGAGGAGAGGTTTTTTATTAGATTAAACTAGTTTTGAGTAATTTTTGTATTTTCAATATTATCAAAAGCTTGACCAATTTTCTTAAAGTCAAATCCCATTGCTCTTAGTGCGTGCCAAAGATGACCTTGTAAGAAAAAGAAACCCAAATAAAAATGAGTATTAGCAAGCCAAGCTCTTGAGCTGTACGCTCCTGAACCTAAATCTACTGTATCAGTAAAATAAGGGGCGAATTCAAATTGAAGCTTCAAGGGTTCTCCATATAGATCAACTGGATATATAGTTGTATTAGAAGCACACCAAAAAGCAGCAACAAAAGCCATATAAGAAACACCAACAACTGAGTATGACAAGATTGCCTCAGCGCCAAGTAATCCTTTTCCTTTAAATTCTGTATATTCTCCAAATTGTTTAGTACAAATATGGAAAACTCCTCCAATTATTTCGAGGAAAGCTAGGAAAGCATGTCCTCCCATAACATCTTCCAAACTATCTATTTTTAAAAAATCAAATTGATGATTCCAGATAGCGGCAATATCT encodes:
- a CDS encoding phenylpyruvate tautomerase MIF-related protein, which translates into the protein MPYINVSTSAKIENKQKLLEEISILISDLTNKSRSFVMAKIDDNCQMYFVDETPSCFLEIKSIGSLNPSEMAKPISDFIYEKIGIPIDRIYISFEDVPASLWAWNGRIFG
- a CDS encoding methyltransferase domain-containing protein → MEVLNNYQRKKLDESNDEEFYSDPKFVYHLDANFRQNLSDLYEREIDNNSTVLDLMSSWDSYLPKGKKYKKVIGHGLNKQELERNKIFDSYWIQNFNLSQQIPLDNESVNYCLMVAAWQYLQYPENLTKEIARILSREGKIIIAFSNRAFWHKAPNIWTSSSEEERVKYVRKVLISNGFNEPKILKKFTEPGLNIFNFLNKDPFYCLIATKE
- a CDS encoding DUF3386 domain-containing protein, translated to MDNPKEINCNKIFKKAYENRYTWQNDFHGYQGKCIFLSNNNIYKGDFILGKDFKPNIQKIEDEKVVKSIASQLFEVCIHRVKREFESVHSENNFNLLKNSESGIEMIVSGKNQGDKYRVKNNCINMVYRKIHGTIIEIYVEEFLDTGIGYLSKKYSSQQIDPETLEANSQKFEYEDEFINIDREDNWILSSRIIKYTNQNQEEETQKFVFEDLCLLR